A window of Candidatus Saccharibacteria bacterium contains these coding sequences:
- a CDS encoding VWA domain-containing protein yields MSTRILCLSRCVTEPTDAASKGWPDPYGGTAMSGVTVDLDDILEKTDGDKQFVDLVEISADELEKAGYDGEGKVETIIGIDISLSMQDEFDDGSVDKALQLGLAYASVLDPDHRAGVFFFGEGVYRAPHVDLLNYKNWLRRNKRHLESYTHLGAGMELAVRMAAEEAKCPRMADVLNYRVATPALSSAPAPRQSRWRMGRWSTPAAAAPQQPGLEPIPGKPVKTLIFTDGLPHDKPKAERTQFVSSWTTKFWSYVYVSNQPGGADYLRTLDNQPGRYADNSNMASFPSFQDLQPDAFAAAAAKDFGPWTQFVRNPQNGLYLAA; encoded by the coding sequence TTGAGCACCCGTATACTCTGCCTGTCACGTTGTGTGACGGAACCAACCGATGCCGCCTCCAAAGGGTGGCCCGATCCATACGGAGGAACCGCGATGAGCGGTGTGACCGTCGACCTCGACGACATCCTGGAGAAGACCGACGGCGACAAGCAGTTCGTCGACCTGGTGGAGATTTCCGCCGACGAGCTCGAGAAGGCCGGCTACGACGGTGAAGGCAAGGTCGAGACCATCATCGGTATCGACATCAGCCTGTCGATGCAGGACGAGTTCGACGACGGTTCGGTGGACAAGGCGCTGCAGCTGGGCCTGGCCTACGCTTCGGTGCTCGACCCCGACCACCGGGCCGGTGTGTTCTTCTTCGGAGAGGGTGTCTACCGTGCCCCGCACGTCGACCTCCTCAACTACAAGAACTGGCTGCGGCGGAACAAGCGACACCTAGAGAGCTACACCCACCTGGGCGCCGGCATGGAGCTGGCGGTTCGGATGGCGGCCGAGGAGGCCAAGTGCCCGCGCATGGCAGACGTGCTCAACTACCGCGTCGCCACGCCGGCACTGTCCAGCGCCCCCGCTCCGCGCCAGAGTCGCTGGAGGATGGGGCGATGGAGCACCCCGGCGGCTGCCGCACCGCAGCAGCCCGGCCTCGAGCCCATTCCGGGCAAGCCGGTGAAGACCCTCATCTTCACCGACGGGCTGCCGCACGACAAGCCGAAGGCGGAGCGCACGCAGTTCGTGTCGTCCTGGACCACGAAGTTCTGGTCGTACGTCTACGTCAGCAACCAGCCGGGCGGCGCGGACTACCTGCGCACCCTGGACAACCAGCCGGGCCGCTACGCCGACAACTCCAACATGGCGTCGTTCCCGAGCTTCCAGGACCTGCAGCCCGACGCCTTCGCGGCCGCGGCCGCCAAGGACTTCGGCCCCTGGACGCAGTTCGTGCGTAACCCGCAGAACGGGCTGTACCTGGCCGCCTGA
- a CDS encoding type B 50S ribosomal protein L31: protein MKKDLHPTNYRPVVFQDESAKFSFLTRSTAPTKDTVKWEDGQEYPLIKVHISSASHPFYTGEQKVLDIEGRVDKFAARVKAAEERRQALANKAKKTAERTVKKNDKAAKAA, encoded by the coding sequence ATGAAGAAAGACTTACACCCCACCAACTACCGCCCTGTCGTGTTCCAGGATGAAAGCGCGAAATTTTCTTTCCTGACCCGCTCGACGGCACCCACCAAGGACACCGTAAAATGGGAAGACGGCCAGGAATACCCGCTGATCAAGGTGCACATTTCCAGCGCCTCCCACCCTTTCTACACCGGTGAACAGAAGGTTCTGGACATTGAAGGCCGCGTCGACAAGTTCGCCGCCCGCGTCAAGGCCGCCGAAGAGCGCCGCCAGGCTCTGGCCAACAAGGCCAAGAAGACTGCAGAACGCACCGTCAAGAAGAACGACAAAGCTGCGAAAGCCGCGTAA
- a CDS encoding elongation factor Ts: MAISLDDVKKLKELTGVGLTDAKTALTAAGGDFDNALEEMRKKGLTKAEKRGEREAREGLVDSYVHSGRIGVVVEVNCETDFVARTDDFKTLVHDVALHISASTPRYISLEDVPAEEKERVTAEFREKGANEGKPENMLDKIVEGQVAKYFAEKTLLEQPFIKNPDQTVGALVKEYNAKLGENIVIRQFKRIELGVSE; encoded by the coding sequence ATGGCAATCTCTCTCGATGACGTAAAGAAACTCAAGGAACTGACCGGTGTTGGCCTGACCGACGCCAAGACCGCCCTGACAGCAGCCGGCGGTGACTTTGACAATGCACTGGAAGAAATGCGCAAGAAGGGCCTGACCAAGGCCGAGAAGCGCGGCGAGCGCGAAGCCCGCGAAGGCCTGGTTGACTCGTATGTCCACAGCGGCCGTATCGGCGTCGTGGTGGAGGTCAACTGCGAGACCGACTTTGTCGCCCGGACCGACGACTTCAAGACCCTGGTCCACGATGTCGCCCTGCACATCTCCGCCTCCACCCCGCGCTACATCAGCCTCGAAGACGTACCGGCTGAGGAAAAAGAGCGCGTCACCGCTGAGTTCCGTGAGAAGGGTGCGAATGAAGGCAAGCCTGAGAACATGCTCGACAAGATCGTCGAGGGTCAGGTGGCCAAGTACTTCGCTGAAAAGACCCTGCTGGAGCAGCCGTTCATCAAGAATCCTGACCAGACTGTCGGCGCCCTCGTAAAGGAATACAACGCCAAGCTCGGTGAGAACATCGTCATCCGCCAGTTCAAGCGCATTGAGCTGGGCGTCAGTGAGTAG
- the rpsB gene encoding 30S ribosomal protein S2, with amino-acid sequence MTVSVDIKALLAAGAHFGHNTSRWHPAMAPYIHSKRQGIHIIDLTKTVEALEKVLPVVTETAARGRAVLFVGTKRQAKDIVRTAAEEIGQPFVTERWMGGMLTNSATVNTQIRHLKQLENRMASGDLAKRFNKLEVQRFQEEIDSLNLKYGGIKELNGKPGLVFVTDIIEDRNAVREAKKLGVPVAAIVDSNANPGEVDYPIPANDDAIRALQLIIGYIAEAAQEGKNDKAAADVRAADAKTAPAQK; translated from the coding sequence ATGACAGTATCTGTCGATATCAAAGCATTGCTCGCCGCTGGCGCGCACTTCGGCCACAACACCAGCCGCTGGCACCCGGCCATGGCTCCCTATATCCACTCTAAGCGCCAGGGCATTCACATCATCGACCTGACCAAGACGGTCGAAGCGCTCGAAAAAGTCCTGCCGGTCGTCACCGAGACTGCTGCCCGCGGCCGCGCCGTCCTGTTCGTCGGCACCAAGCGCCAGGCTAAGGACATCGTCCGCACCGCTGCCGAAGAAATCGGCCAGCCCTTCGTCACCGAGCGCTGGATGGGCGGCATGCTGACCAACAGCGCCACTGTTAATACCCAGATCCGCCACCTGAAGCAGCTCGAGAACCGCATGGCAAGCGGCGACCTGGCCAAGCGCTTCAACAAGCTTGAAGTCCAGCGCTTCCAGGAAGAGATCGACAGCCTCAACCTCAAGTACGGCGGCATCAAGGAACTCAACGGCAAGCCGGGCCTGGTCTTTGTCACCGACATCATCGAAGACCGCAACGCCGTCCGCGAAGCCAAGAAGCTGGGCGTACCGGTCGCCGCCATCGTTGACAGCAATGCCAACCCCGGTGAGGTCGACTACCCGATTCCAGCCAACGACGACGCCATCCGCGCCCTCCAGCTGATCATCGGCTACATCGCCGAAGCCGCCCAGGAAGGCAAGAACGACAAGGCCGCCGCCGACGTGCGTGCTGCTGACGCCAAGACCGCTCCAGCTCAGAAATAA
- a CDS encoding type II secretion system protein, with product MHTNKNRGFTIVELLIVIVVIGILALIVISSFRQIQRNSRNQSRIQYVKTIEKALYSARLQAGPVPNFWGVDTSACIGEGMIDANSDSTPDCYYEGTTVYRSSIPVVTTWMRNGSSISGAYPLLYIGPNSNSAPFLVYDASVIDGVASDLSLRYFLEGEGLNCGLKTAASTGGNTYTMTNPANNSGSFSGVTACVVPLIKLERL from the coding sequence ATGCACACCAACAAAAACCGTGGCTTCACGATCGTGGAATTACTGATTGTCATCGTGGTGATCGGCATCCTGGCACTGATAGTCATCAGTAGCTTCCGCCAGATACAGCGCAACAGCCGCAACCAGTCACGGATCCAGTACGTCAAAACAATCGAAAAAGCCTTATATAGTGCGCGGCTGCAAGCGGGGCCGGTACCGAATTTCTGGGGTGTCGATACAAGTGCCTGTATCGGCGAAGGCATGATTGACGCCAACAGCGACAGCACCCCCGACTGCTATTACGAAGGCACTACCGTCTACCGTAGCAGCATACCAGTCGTCACGACATGGATGCGGAATGGCTCATCCATCTCGGGGGCGTACCCACTGCTGTATATCGGCCCTAATTCGAACTCCGCGCCCTTCCTGGTGTACGACGCCTCAGTCATAGACGGGGTGGCAAGCGACCTTTCGCTCCGTTACTTCCTGGAAGGCGAAGGCCTGAACTGCGGACTGAAGACCGCCGCTTCGACCGGCGGCAACACCTACACCATGACCAACCCGGCCAATAACTCCGGTAGTTTCTCCGGCGTGACAGCGTGCGTCGTGCCACTCATCAAGCTCGAGCGTTTGTGA